Proteins encoded by one window of Chryseobacterium sp. POL2:
- a CDS encoding helix-turn-helix domain-containing protein encodes MDKAEILKLVGKRIKELRESKGISQVELVGRMNGEIDPTNISRIESGRTNPTVFTLFRISEALEVSLNELLKI; translated from the coding sequence TTGGATAAAGCTGAAATTCTTAAACTTGTAGGTAAAAGAATCAAAGAACTAAGAGAATCTAAAGGAATCTCTCAGGTTGAACTTGTTGGCAGAATGAATGGAGAAATTGATCCTACTAATATTTCTCGTATCGAATCTGGTAGAACTAATCCTACTGTATTTACCTTGTTTAGAATTTCTGAGGCTCTAGAAGTTTCTTTAAATGAATTATTGAAAATTTAA
- a CDS encoding restriction endonuclease subunit S, with product MIIDVVKLGKVANISSGKNAPKDDLFNHSEGLPFIRASHLNQLLQEKCDYNNFPKVNKEESQKLKLLIAPKNSILFAKSGMSATMNRIVKLKQDCYFVNHLACVTPKSDNLNSNFLKHYLFYYNPTNLIQGEAYPSINLSAISDLQIPLPPLEIQKAIAEKLDKADALRKKDQELLTQYDELAQAIFIDMFGDPVKNEKGWKLVNFEKIMQLKRGYDLPTQDRNPEGKIHVFGSNGVLDLHDKSKTTKPCLITGRSGTIGKVHRSETNCWPLNTTLYSFEIYNNNLIFLEYLLKNFKIERFAHGAGVPTLDRKIVHKEKLPLINLDFQNQFAEKIKNIEAQKTLVKQQAEESENLFQALLQESFNFN from the coding sequence ATGATTATTGATGTTGTAAAACTTGGTAAAGTTGCAAATATTTCATCTGGAAAAAATGCTCCAAAAGATGATTTATTTAATCATTCTGAAGGTCTCCCTTTTATTAGAGCATCACACTTAAATCAATTGTTGCAAGAAAAATGTGACTATAACAACTTCCCTAAAGTAAATAAAGAAGAATCACAAAAATTAAAGCTTTTAATTGCACCAAAAAACTCAATTCTATTTGCAAAAAGTGGCATGAGTGCCACAATGAATAGAATAGTGAAACTAAAACAAGATTGCTATTTTGTAAATCATTTGGCATGTGTCACACCAAAAAGTGACAATTTAAACTCTAATTTTCTAAAGCATTATTTGTTTTACTATAATCCAACTAATCTAATACAAGGAGAGGCATATCCTAGTATTAATTTAAGTGCAATTTCTGATTTACAAATCCCACTCCCTCCTTTAGAAATCCAAAAAGCTATTGCAGAAAAGCTAGATAAAGCTGATGCATTAAGAAAAAAAGACCAAGAACTTTTAACTCAATATGATGAACTAGCTCAAGCCATCTTTATAGATATGTTTGGAGATCCTGTGAAAAATGAAAAGGGCTGGAAACTTGTCAATTTTGAAAAAATAATGCAACTCAAAAGAGGATATGATTTACCTACTCAAGACAGAAATCCTGAAGGTAAAATTCATGTATTTGGCTCTAATGGTGTATTAGACTTACATGATAAAAGCAAAACTACAAAACCATGTTTAATAACAGGAAGATCTGGAACAATAGGAAAAGTTCATAGAAGTGAAACTAATTGTTGGCCTTTAAACACAACACTATATAGTTTTGAAATATATAATAACAATTTAATTTTCTTAGAATACTTACTCAAAAACTTTAAAATAGAAAGATTTGCTCATGGAGCTGGTGTTCCTACATTAGATAGAAAAATTGTACACAAAGAAAAATTACCCTTGATAAATCTTGATTTCCAAAACCAATTTGCAGAGAAAATAAAAAATATAGAAGCTCAAAAAACTCTAGTAAAACAACAAGCAGAAGAGTCTGAGAATTTATTTCAAGCTTTATTGCAAGAAAGTTTTAACTTTAACTAA
- a CDS encoding DEAD/DEAH box helicase family protein: MSNFYNYPTQFEPIISSAKLAEQFLYDNLEVTGLYLRKTLEQWVHFIYENEPSLRLPYDTSINSLMKDNAFQEILDNPTLLNMMHAIRQLGNKAVHNTGRTKITESQAVHSLNLLHNISYYLMSLYNSEHVVKPKFEESLIPISQTQQNKKQEELINKLQAELQQKAELEKQLLEVQKEREAHRIETQKVILPPVDPNEAKTRELLIDYMLEEAGWDLSQPNVKEFKVKGMPNNQEEGFADYVLWGNDGKPLAVVEAKRTSRDHNSGRHQAELYAKCLEKEFGQLPNVFLTNGYEISFYDWNYPIRPVNGYYTKDELSLNIQRRTSRHHLNDITIDEDITNRYYQIEALKAVAERFEARHRGALLVMATGTGKTRTSASLIDVLSKANWAKRILFLADRTALVNQAKNNLNDYLPNLPSVNLVNEKEDIGSRIVFSTYQTLINIIDNEKTDNLKTYGVGHFDVIIFDEIHRSVYNKYKAIFNYFDGLKIGLTATPVDFADKNTYELFGLTTGNPTYNYDLTKAVDDGYLVPYKSYSVQTKFQREGIKYADLTEEEKLEYEEKFGDPITGDFPDEIESTALDQWIYNTNTADAILEYLMENGIKVDNGSKLGKTIIFAKKHEHAEFLRKRFNANYPEYQDNFLKVIDYQTEYRHDLLSDFKIKHKSPQIACSVDMLDTGIDVPEVVNLVFLKPVKSRVKFWQMIGRGTRLCHNLFGHEEHKEDFLILDFCQNFEFFLENPKGADAPKQKSLAEKLFTFRLKLSQILVEQKDEESLELGQKITNYLHHQVTSLYNEKKTSFIVRPHLKYIEKYLDRTQWNSISTVEYQDILEHIAHLVFEKDTDNSALSFDLMMYDFMLANLNGEKKQVSLISRMINISNKLKKQSNIPQVNSKISTIKAISDESYWKDINPSQLEHLRVELRDLIKFLSEESKGIIYTSLTDNITSVAESPEIYESRSFDKEAYKVKLEQFVKENQYDLIIDKIRKNIKITPADLEYIEKFLFEQGSLGSKEVFKEVYGDKPLGEFIRSVVGLDKVEAKNSFSKLVNFASLNSHQIQFMDLIIDYFSVNGVMDVKQLFNPPFSDIYAGGIIKLFDTDIAVKIANTVKEINANCVA, translated from the coding sequence GTGAGTAATTTCTACAATTATCCAACTCAATTTGAACCTATTATTAGTTCTGCTAAACTAGCAGAGCAATTTTTGTATGATAATTTAGAAGTTACAGGCTTATACCTTAGAAAAACTTTAGAACAATGGGTACATTTCATCTATGAAAATGAACCTAGTCTAAGACTTCCTTATGATACTAGTATTAACTCTTTAATGAAAGATAATGCTTTTCAAGAAATCCTAGACAATCCTACTTTGCTCAATATGATGCATGCTATTAGGCAACTAGGTAATAAAGCTGTACATAATACTGGTAGGACCAAAATTACAGAGTCTCAAGCTGTACATAGTCTTAATCTACTCCATAATATTAGTTACTACCTAATGTCACTTTACAATAGTGAACATGTGGTAAAACCTAAGTTTGAGGAAAGTCTAATTCCTATTTCTCAAACTCAACAAAATAAAAAGCAAGAAGAGCTTATTAATAAACTTCAAGCAGAGCTTCAACAAAAAGCTGAACTAGAAAAGCAACTTTTAGAAGTTCAAAAAGAAAGAGAAGCTCATAGAATAGAAACTCAAAAAGTTATTCTTCCACCTGTAGATCCTAATGAAGCTAAAACTAGAGAGCTACTCATAGATTATATGCTAGAAGAAGCAGGATGGGATTTATCTCAACCCAATGTAAAGGAATTTAAGGTTAAAGGAATGCCTAACAACCAAGAAGAAGGCTTTGCAGATTATGTACTTTGGGGTAATGATGGTAAACCTCTAGCTGTAGTAGAAGCTAAAAGAACTTCTAGAGATCATAACTCTGGAAGACATCAAGCTGAACTGTATGCTAAATGTCTAGAAAAAGAGTTTGGACAACTACCCAATGTCTTTTTAACCAATGGCTATGAAATTTCTTTTTATGATTGGAATTATCCTATAAGACCTGTAAATGGGTATTATACCAAAGATGAATTAAGCTTAAATATCCAAAGAAGAACTTCTAGACATCATCTTAATGACATCACTATAGATGAAGATATCACAAACAGATATTATCAAATAGAAGCATTAAAAGCTGTTGCAGAAAGATTTGAAGCTAGACATAGAGGAGCCTTACTGGTTATGGCAACAGGTACAGGTAAAACTAGAACTTCTGCATCATTAATAGATGTATTATCTAAGGCTAACTGGGCTAAAAGAATCCTTTTCTTAGCAGATAGAACTGCATTAGTTAATCAAGCTAAAAACAACTTAAATGATTACTTACCTAATCTCCCATCTGTAAACCTAGTTAATGAGAAAGAAGATATAGGAAGTAGAATAGTTTTTTCAACCTATCAAACCCTCATTAATATTATAGATAATGAGAAAACTGATAACTTAAAAACTTATGGAGTTGGACATTTTGATGTCATTATTTTTGATGAAATCCATAGGTCTGTTTATAATAAATACAAAGCTATCTTTAATTACTTTGATGGTTTAAAAATAGGTCTTACTGCTACTCCTGTAGATTTTGCAGATAAAAATACTTATGAGTTATTTGGACTTACTACAGGTAACCCAACCTACAATTATGACTTAACTAAAGCTGTAGATGATGGATATTTAGTACCTTATAAATCCTATTCTGTACAAACTAAGTTTCAAAGAGAAGGCATTAAATATGCAGATTTAACAGAGGAAGAAAAGTTAGAATATGAAGAGAAGTTTGGAGATCCTATTACAGGAGATTTTCCAGATGAAATAGAATCTACTGCATTAGACCAATGGATATATAATACCAATACAGCAGATGCCATACTAGAATATCTCATGGAAAATGGGATAAAGGTAGATAATGGAAGTAAGCTAGGAAAGACCATCATTTTTGCAAAGAAACATGAACATGCAGAATTCTTGAGAAAAAGGTTTAATGCCAATTACCCAGAATATCAAGACAACTTCTTAAAGGTAATAGATTATCAAACTGAATATAGACATGACTTATTAAGTGATTTTAAAATAAAACATAAAAGTCCACAAATAGCTTGTTCTGTAGATATGTTAGATACAGGTATAGATGTACCAGAGGTAGTAAATCTTGTATTCTTGAAGCCTGTAAAAAGTAGAGTTAAATTCTGGCAAATGATAGGTAGAGGTACTAGATTATGCCATAATTTATTTGGACATGAAGAGCATAAAGAAGATTTCTTAATACTAGATTTTTGTCAAAACTTTGAATTCTTTTTAGAAAATCCTAAAGGAGCTGATGCACCCAAACAAAAGTCTTTAGCAGAAAAACTCTTTACATTCAGATTAAAACTAAGTCAGATTCTTGTAGAACAAAAAGATGAAGAATCTTTAGAACTAGGACAAAAAATCACCAATTATTTACACCACCAAGTAACTAGTTTATACAATGAAAAGAAAACTAGTTTTATAGTTAGACCACATCTTAAATACATTGAGAAATACCTAGATAGAACTCAGTGGAATTCTATTTCTACAGTAGAATATCAAGATATTTTAGAACATATTGCTCATTTAGTCTTTGAGAAAGATACAGATAATTCTGCTCTATCATTTGACTTGATGATGTATGATTTTATGCTAGCCAATCTCAATGGAGAGAAAAAGCAAGTTTCTTTAATCAGTAGAATGATTAATATTTCTAATAAGCTAAAAAAACAATCTAATATTCCACAAGTAAACTCTAAAATAAGCACTATTAAAGCTATTTCAGATGAATCTTACTGGAAAGATATTAATCCATCACAACTAGAACATTTAAGAGTTGAATTAAGGGATTTAATTAAATTCTTGAGTGAAGAAAGTAAAGGTATTATTTATACTAGCCTTACAGATAATATTACTTCTGTAGCAGAATCTCCAGAAATTTATGAAAGTAGAAGTTTTGACAAAGAAGCTTACAAAGTAAAACTAGAGCAATTTGTTAAGGAAAACCAATATGACCTAATCATAGATAAGATTAGAAAAAATATTAAGATAACACCTGCAGATTTAGAGTACATAGAAAAGTTCTTATTTGAACAAGGTTCTTTAGGCTCAAAAGAGGTTTTCAAAGAAGTGTATGGAGATAAACCTTTAGGAGAATTTATTAGGTCTGTGGTAGGTTTAGATAAGGTAGAAGCTAAAAATTCCTTTTCTAAATTAGTAAACTTTGCAAGTCTTAATTCCCACCAAATTCAGTTCATGGATTTAATTATAGACTACTTCTCTGTAAATGGTGTAATGGATGTAAAACAACTTTTTAACCCACCTTTCTCAGATATATATGCAGGAGGTATCATAAAACTCTTCGATACAGATATAGCTGTAAAAATAGCTAATACAGTAAAGGAAATTAATGCAAATTGTGTGGCTTAG
- the pepT gene encoding peptidase T yields MKSIEFTSEWRKKLVDRFITYVKIFSTSDPESETTPSTPQQWDMAKYLYNELQTLGLEDVSMDEHGYVFGFIPSNIEEKVPQVGFIAHYDSTPDFNGVDVKPQIWENYDGEDLLLNKETGFVLSPKKFTDLKKYIGQTIITTDGTTLLSADDKAGIAEIVTAAEYLLAHPELKHGRISVGFNPDEEIGRGAHKFDVEKFGAEWAYTMDGGEIGELEYENFNAAGAVIKITGVSVHPGYSFGKMLNAGLVASEFIQSLPSNETPATTKGYDGFFHLTDFTGDVAAAKLLYIIRDHDDAKFEARKVLMQQKVDAINEKYGEGTATLEIKSQYLNMKKQFEGKMHIVEIAEQAMKDAGVEPKIKAIRGGTDGAQLSYMGLPCPNIFAGGHYFHGPYEFVPIENMEAAVKVIVNIAQSVK; encoded by the coding sequence ATGAAGTCAATAGAATTTACATCGGAATGGCGCAAAAAATTGGTCGACCGATTTATTACATACGTTAAGATTTTTTCAACCAGTGATCCTGAAAGTGAGACAACGCCGTCCACGCCGCAACAATGGGACATGGCAAAATATCTTTATAACGAATTGCAAACATTGGGTCTGGAAGATGTAAGCATGGATGAGCATGGTTATGTATTTGGATTTATACCTTCAAATATTGAAGAAAAAGTACCTCAGGTTGGTTTCATTGCGCATTACGATAGCACGCCAGATTTCAATGGAGTTGATGTTAAACCTCAGATTTGGGAAAATTACGATGGTGAGGATTTACTTTTAAATAAAGAAACAGGATTTGTTTTATCTCCTAAAAAATTTACTGATCTTAAAAAATATATTGGTCAAACCATTATCACAACAGATGGTACAACATTGTTGAGTGCTGATGATAAGGCAGGCATTGCTGAGATTGTAACGGCTGCAGAGTATCTTTTGGCACATCCAGAGCTTAAGCACGGTCGTATTTCAGTTGGATTCAATCCTGATGAAGAAATAGGTCGTGGCGCACACAAGTTCGATGTTGAGAAATTTGGTGCCGAATGGGCTTATACGATGGATGGCGGCGAGATTGGAGAATTGGAGTATGAAAATTTCAATGCTGCAGGCGCTGTTATCAAAATTACAGGGGTGTCTGTACATCCAGGATATTCGTTTGGTAAAATGTTGAATGCAGGATTGGTCGCTTCAGAATTTATCCAATCGCTTCCAAGTAACGAAACGCCAGCTACAACAAAAGGGTACGATGGTTTTTTCCATTTAACAGATTTTACAGGAGATGTAGCTGCAGCGAAACTTCTATATATTATTAGAGATCACGATGATGCTAAGTTTGAAGCTCGTAAAGTCTTAATGCAACAAAAAGTGGATGCTATCAACGAGAAATATGGTGAAGGCACTGCAACTTTAGAAATAAAATCGCAGTATCTTAATATGAAAAAACAGTTTGAAGGTAAAATGCATATCGTTGAAATTGCAGAACAAGCAATGAAAGATGCTGGTGTTGAGCCTAAAATAAAAGCCATCCGTGGTGGTACAGATGGTGCGCAGCTTTCGTATATGGGGCTGCCTTGTCCCAACATTTTTGCTGGTGGACATTATTTCCATGGACCATACGAGTTTGTTCCAATAGAAAATATGGAAGCCGCTGTTAAAGTTATTGTAAACATCGCTCAATCTGTTAAATAA
- a CDS encoding glycosyltransferase family 2 protein — MKLSICIPIHNFDVNVLISNLKEEIETRQLDAEILLIDDASKPEFLNINSPAIHSVDFFKSLEENIGRSAIRNLFLKYANGDYLMFLDCDGKIISKNFISDYLEYIQSQQPDVMYGGRTVSRTKPEKTYQLRWNYATKRENLNLKKRQQRPYLGFQTNNFVIKKEIFKKFRFDEKLKNYGYEDLLFAMELKAANIHIRHLENPIFNNDIESNIVFTSKAAEAAQSLACILKDPKTKDKVVDLRLSKAYQKLNNFYLDILFNLCFYIVEPFLKARLKTGKAHLRILDFYKLGILSREMSKA; from the coding sequence ATGAAGCTGTCGATTTGCATACCGATTCATAATTTTGATGTCAATGTTTTAATTTCAAACCTAAAAGAAGAAATTGAAACCAGGCAACTCGATGCAGAAATTTTACTAATTGATGACGCTTCAAAACCAGAGTTTTTAAATATCAATTCTCCTGCAATACATTCTGTTGATTTTTTTAAAAGTTTAGAAGAAAACATAGGTCGTTCGGCAATTCGGAATTTGTTTTTAAAATATGCAAACGGTGATTATTTAATGTTTTTAGATTGCGACGGAAAGATTATTTCTAAAAACTTTATCAGCGATTATTTGGAATACATCCAATCTCAACAGCCTGATGTTATGTATGGAGGCAGAACCGTATCCCGTACAAAACCAGAAAAAACCTATCAATTGAGATGGAATTATGCTACAAAAAGAGAAAATCTTAATTTAAAAAAAAGACAGCAACGACCATATTTGGGCTTTCAGACGAATAATTTTGTAATTAAAAAAGAGATTTTTAAAAAATTTCGTTTTGATGAAAAATTAAAGAATTATGGTTATGAAGATTTGCTCTTCGCTATGGAATTGAAAGCAGCAAATATCCATATTCGTCACCTAGAAAATCCAATTTTCAACAACGATATCGAATCCAATATTGTCTTTACAAGCAAAGCAGCAGAAGCTGCACAAAGTTTGGCCTGTATTTTAAAAGATCCCAAAACAAAAGATAAAGTGGTCGATCTTAGGTTAAGCAAAGCCTATCAAAAGCTTAATAATTTCTACTTGGATATTTTGTTTAATCTTTGTTTTTATATTGTTGAACCTTTTCTTAAAGCCCGATTAAAAACAGGAAAAGCACATCTTAGAATTCTTGATTTTTACAAACTCGGCATTTTATCACGCGAAATGTCAAAAGCCTAA
- a CDS encoding transposase, whose product MKTGRRKFDSAFKAKVALEALKERETLQQLALKYELHPNQISQWKQEFIEKSAQVFESKVLKESSDESVSELYQKIGKLEMEKEFLKKNLKRFGL is encoded by the coding sequence ATGAAAACAGGGAGACGCAAATTCGATTCTGCATTTAAGGCAAAAGTAGCCCTTGAAGCATTAAAAGAGAGAGAAACTCTACAACAATTAGCTCTAAAATATGAGTTACATCCCAATCAAATCTCACAGTGGAAGCAGGAGTTTATAGAAAAATCTGCTCAGGTTTTTGAAAGTAAAGTTCTTAAAGAAAGTAGTGATGAGAGTGTTTCGGAGCTTTATCAAAAAATTGGCAAGCTAGAGATGGAGAAAGAATTTCTAAAAAAAAACTTGAAACGCTTCGGACTATGA
- a CDS encoding IS3 family transposase codes for MRLLIDKNDQFSIREQCDLLEINRSGFYYRAKAERKENLEAMQLMDKHILEEPTAGVITMQSMLEECGMKMSYERVRRLMRKAEIMPIYPRRMLTQKGENKYIYPYLLRGMNITKPNEVWQIDITYLPMKNGFMYLTAIIDVYSRYIVGWGLSNSLEALESLKVVQQAVATYGKPEIINSDQGSQFTCYEYVNYLKNERIKISMDGKGRALDNIFIERFWRTLKYQYIYLNPKDNGLDLYLGIKQWLEKYHYRKHQGINNKPKNRYCKAA; via the coding sequence ATGCGATTATTGATCGATAAAAACGATCAATTTAGTATTCGAGAGCAGTGTGACCTTTTGGAGATTAATCGTTCAGGATTCTATTATCGAGCTAAAGCAGAGCGTAAAGAGAATTTAGAAGCCATGCAACTTATGGATAAACATATTCTCGAAGAACCCACCGCAGGAGTTATCACGATGCAGAGTATGCTGGAGGAATGTGGTATGAAAATGAGTTATGAAAGAGTCCGTAGGTTGATGCGTAAAGCAGAGATAATGCCTATTTATCCTCGTCGTATGCTTACTCAAAAAGGGGAAAATAAATATATTTATCCCTATTTATTGAGAGGGATGAACATTACCAAGCCCAATGAAGTTTGGCAAATAGACATCACCTACCTACCCATGAAAAACGGATTTATGTATCTCACAGCCATTATTGATGTGTATAGCCGATACATCGTTGGTTGGGGATTGAGTAATAGTTTGGAGGCCTTGGAATCTTTAAAAGTAGTACAACAAGCGGTAGCAACTTATGGAAAACCTGAAATAATCAATTCCGACCAAGGCTCGCAGTTTACCTGTTATGAGTATGTAAACTACCTTAAAAACGAGCGTATAAAAATCTCAATGGATGGTAAAGGAAGAGCTTTGGACAATATTTTTATTGAAAGATTTTGGAGAACTTTAAAATATCAATACATTTACCTCAATCCCAAAGACAATGGTTTAGACCTTTATTTAGGAATTAAACAATGGCTAGAAAAATACCATTATCGTAAACACCAAGGAATAAACAACAAACCCAAAAATAGATACTGCAAAGCAGCTTAA
- a CDS encoding VanZ family protein: MKRYYAPLLGFYTIFLLYMMFYGSGREAGPIGYLQLQPFETINMFFKSKVEAQHFAVNIIGNIVVFMPFGWMGLISQKYFSFPKLLIGFPIAIAIIELTQYWSHRGTADVDDLFLNTLGMILGFVTYSITKYFYEDWMFENEPNLEYA, from the coding sequence ATGAAGAGATATTATGCGCCTTTGCTTGGTTTTTATACCATTTTTCTATTGTATATGATGTTTTACGGCTCGGGTAGAGAAGCCGGACCAATCGGCTACTTACAATTACAGCCTTTTGAGACTATTAATATGTTTTTTAAGTCTAAAGTTGAGGCTCAGCACTTTGCGGTTAATATTATTGGGAACATCGTTGTATTCATGCCATTTGGTTGGATGGGACTTATTTCTCAGAAGTATTTTTCTTTCCCAAAATTACTAATTGGTTTTCCAATTGCCATTGCAATTATAGAATTAACCCAATATTGGAGCCATCGTGGTACGGCAGATGTTGATGATCTTTTCCTAAATACATTAGGAATGATTTTGGGTTTTGTAACCTACAGTATAACTAAATATTTCTACGAAGATTGGATGTTCGAAAATGAACCGAACCTCGAATACGCTTAG
- a CDS encoding SufE family protein produces MTIKEKQKELVDEFAFLGDWEEKYEYIIDLGKSLIPLPDDKKIDENLIRGCQSKVWIDARFEDGKLYFDADSDGILPKGIVSMLVSIYSGHATQEIVDSDFEFISEIGLQEFLSPSRANGLMAMTKQIKFYAVAYQLKK; encoded by the coding sequence ATGACAATTAAAGAGAAACAAAAGGAGTTGGTGGACGAGTTCGCTTTTTTAGGCGACTGGGAAGAAAAATATGAATATATTATTGACCTAGGAAAATCTCTGATACCTCTTCCTGATGATAAAAAAATAGACGAAAATCTCATTCGTGGCTGTCAATCCAAAGTGTGGATAGATGCACGTTTTGAAGATGGAAAACTTTATTTCGATGCCGATTCAGATGGGATACTACCCAAAGGGATTGTGTCTATGTTGGTAAGCATCTACAGTGGACATGCCACACAAGAGATTGTGGATTCTGATTTTGAATTTATATCAGAAATAGGTTTACAAGAGTTTTTGTCACCCTCCAGAGCCAATGGACTTATGGCGATGACAAAACAAATTAAATTCTATGCCGTTGCATATCAATTAAAAAAGTGA
- a CDS encoding glycosyltransferase family 9 protein, with product MKRILAYRFSAFGDVAMTVPVFREFLEQNKDVEVIFVSRQNFADLFDDVPNLKFHGVDFDNYKGILGIRKLGREILKLYKPDFVADFHDVIRTKLIDSIARRHGYKVFKINKGKEEKEHLTDVWNLNKVQLRRTVDRYAGVLRRMGYKLELSYELRSRVAERHGIGFAPFAQHKGKMLPLEKSYELVKQLAKRQKVYFFGGGKEESDILQRWETEIPNTHSLAGKLSLKQELDIIASLELMICMDSANMHLASLMGTRCLSIWGSTHTYAGFLGYGQSENDVVQVKDLSCRPCSVFGDKDCYRGDYACLEELHIQQILDKI from the coding sequence GTGAAAAGAATCCTAGCATACCGTTTTTCAGCTTTTGGAGATGTGGCCATGACTGTCCCTGTTTTCAGAGAATTTCTGGAGCAAAATAAAGATGTGGAAGTTATTTTTGTTAGCCGCCAGAATTTTGCGGATTTGTTTGATGATGTTCCTAATCTTAAGTTCCATGGTGTTGACTTCGATAACTATAAAGGTATTTTAGGTATTAGAAAATTAGGGCGCGAAATTTTAAAGCTTTATAAACCCGATTTTGTTGCAGATTTTCACGATGTCATTCGGACCAAACTAATTGATTCTATTGCGAGAAGGCACGGTTACAAGGTTTTTAAAATTAATAAAGGTAAAGAAGAGAAAGAGCATCTTACCGATGTTTGGAATCTTAATAAAGTTCAGCTTCGGCGAACTGTCGATCGCTATGCGGGCGTACTTCGAAGAATGGGCTACAAGCTTGAATTGTCTTATGAGTTACGAAGTAGGGTAGCAGAAAGACACGGCATTGGTTTCGCTCCATTTGCCCAGCATAAAGGGAAAATGCTTCCTCTCGAGAAATCTTATGAGCTTGTTAAGCAACTTGCGAAACGTCAAAAAGTTTATTTCTTTGGAGGCGGCAAAGAAGAGTCGGATATCCTCCAGCGCTGGGAAACCGAGATTCCTAACACACATAGTCTTGCAGGAAAGCTAAGTTTAAAACAAGAATTGGATATTATAGCGAGCTTAGAATTAATGATTTGCATGGATTCTGCCAATATGCATTTGGCAAGTCTTATGGGAACGCGATGTCTTTCCATTTGGGGCTCAACGCATACCTATGCTGGGTTTTTAGGCTATGGACAATCCGAAAATGATGTGGTTCAGGTTAAAGACCTTAGCTGTAGGCCTTGTTCTGTTTTTGGAGATAAAGACTGTTATCGTGGCGACTATGCTTGTTTAGAAGAACTTCATATCCAGCAGATTTTAGATAAAATATGA
- a CDS encoding RadC family protein has protein sequence MKVSEIQINYYPSILDNAKITNSESAVTLIKNHWNLGTLELYEEVKIMLLNQGNYVLGIHHLSKGGITGSIVDTRLILSIALKTLATGIILVHNHPSGNTNPSKADKDITTKLKSCCDMMNIQLLDHLIVTKESYFSFADEGLL, from the coding sequence ATGAAAGTATCAGAAATACAAATAAATTACTATCCTAGCATTCTTGACAATGCTAAAATAACAAATAGCGAATCAGCTGTTACCCTTATTAAAAACCATTGGAATCTAGGCACTTTAGAGCTATATGAAGAGGTTAAAATCATGTTGTTAAATCAGGGAAATTATGTTCTAGGAATACATCATCTTTCTAAAGGTGGCATTACAGGAAGTATTGTTGATACTAGATTAATACTATCAATTGCTTTAAAAACATTAGCAACAGGAATAATCCTAGTTCACAATCATCCTAGTGGTAATACAAATCCTAGTAAAGCAGACAAAGACATTACAACAAAACTTAAATCTTGCTGTGACATGATGAATATTCAATTATTAGATCATCTTATTGTAACTAAAGAATCTTACTTTAGTTTTGCAGATGAAGGATTGCTTTAA